The following nucleotide sequence is from Leopardus geoffroyi isolate Oge1 chromosome D4, O.geoffroyi_Oge1_pat1.0, whole genome shotgun sequence.
CCTGCCTGGCCTAATGGGCTCCAGCTCCTGCCAGGCTCATCAGTCCAGCCTGTGTGGCCAGCTGGGTCCCAGCAGCCCAGTTAGAGGGGCTTCTGGTTGAGGCCCAGGCTGCCTAGAGGTGCCTGCAGGAATGGAGCAGGAGGGCCCCCTGGGGCTGCTCCTGGCTCTGCCTATTATCAGCCCCCATTGTAGTTCCAGGGGAAATGGTACTTCTTAGGATTGGCAGGGAACGGATTCAATAAAGAAAAGCACAGGAGGATGAAGATGTACATTGCCAACTACGAGCTGAACGAAGACAACAGCTACAATGTCACCTCTACTGTGGCCTGGTGAGAGCCACCAGCTAGTAGGGGAGCATGTAGGGCCTAGAGGGCTGCCCTGGGAGTCCAAGAGGCATACTGAAGACATAGCCAAGGGGTGACCAAAGGTGAAAGATGATCATTCATCCTACCACTGGGTACTGGTTCCctgtatttattccttctttcatttactAAATCAACATTTCTTGGTCATTTCAGCACAGACACAAAACAGTACTGCGGTTGGACAAAAGCGATCATCAGTGACAAGACAAAGAGAGCTCGGGGTGTGCTAGAATGGGAGGAGGGTCGGTGGATCCAGCCTGGAATCCCACCTTGAGCTTTGTCCAGGGCTTCCAGGGAGGTGGTCTGTGGGCTGGACCTTGAGAAACCAAATTGCATCAGGAGACCTGGGACCTTTATGACAGGGCTGCTGGACTGAGTCAGAGAGAGCCACTTCTTCAAGAAATAGcaagccagggggcgcctgggtggcgcagtcggttaagtgtccgacttcagccaggtcacgatctcacggtccgggagttcgagccccgcatcaggctctgggctgatggctcagagcctggaacctgtttccgattctgtgtctccctctctctctgcccctcccccgttcatgctctgtctctctctgtcccaaaaataaataaacgttgaaaaaaaaatttaaaaaaaaagaaatagcaagccATCTCATGGCTGCCCTGAACAGGAGTTGATGAGCAGTCTGGTGGGGGGCCGGTGGGTGGCCACCCTGGCAGGAGCCTCAGGTACTGGTGAAGAGCAGGTGTGGCTGTAGCAGAGAGTGGAATGATGGTGTGCAGCCCAGGAGGCTTATCAGTCATAGGAGGGAAATGACCAGAGCATGGGCAGATTAGGACCTAGAGAGGGGAGCCAAGGATTACCCAGCTCCCCTGGGTTTCTGGCTCTGGCACTTGGGGATGGGGCTAGAGCATCGGTCAtggaaggaacagaagaaaggcAAGTGTGGGGAGATTGGCTCTGGGGTGCCAGGGGACCAGATGGGATGCAGGTGAAAGGTCAGGTTTAGCCCAACAGCTAAGGAAGTCTTTGGCATCCAGCAGGTTGGAGCCTCAGTGGTGATTCCCCCCAGGAGAGGTTACAGCGGGTGCCTGCAAGATAAGTATAGGGAACAGGGacacctggtagctcagttgtttaagcgtccaactttgtctctggtcatgatctcagggtttgtgggtttgagccctgggtcgggttctgtgctgacagctcagagcctggacgctgctttggattctgtgtcttcctctctctgtgtccctccccatctcttgctctgtctctctctttctcaaaaattaatgtatatctaaaaaaagttttaaaaaagggggaaCAATTCCTCAGGTGGGGGAAGACAGTAGAGAGGGAAGGCCACCAAGGGGAAACAGcccagaagaaggaaggacaaCAGGTGCTGGAGGGAGAGTCTGAGCAGGTCAGGTGACTCAGGGCAGAGTTGGCAGGGAAAGGCAGGGATGGGCTCAGTGGGGAAGAGCCAGGCCAATTCCAGGGGTGGGGTGCATGTCTCCTGCTGTGGCAGGGTGGGCTGTCACCCTCTTTTCCACCCATCTCCTGCTTCCACAGGAACCAGACCTGTCATCCCTCGACCAAAATTTTCCTCCCAAATTTGCGTCTAGGCCAATTCAACCTGGGCAACATTGAGCGTGAGTCCTGAGTGGGGTGTGCATCTCAGGGGCCCCggacctccctgcccctccacataGATGCCAAACAGTGGAGTCTGAGGAGGAATCAATAGCTCCCTCTGCCTGGCCAGGGCATGCTGATCCCTCACCATCCACCATGCAGGTTACACGGGAATCCAGAACTACACTTCAAAAGTGGTGACCACAGACTACAACCAGTTTGCCATACTGTACTTCAAGAAAGTTCATGACAACCAGGAGTACATCAAGGTCATCCTCTATGGTGGGTCTTACACCTGGTACAACCCGGTTCTTATTCATGCTGCGGGAGAAGAGGCCCATCGCATCCAGCCCCCAGGTTCCCTCCACTCTGAGCCCCAGGGAGGCGGGAGAGAGGTCTTTCCACAGAACCCCTCATGAAGAAGGGATCTGAGTCTTTGTTCACGCCTTCGACAATCATTATGGAGCTTTCACCAGCCACTAACCAGCCATCTTGGCCACAGGGAGGACCAAGGAGGTGCCTTCTGTACCGAAGGCAATCTTCATCAGCTTCATCAAATCCCTGGGCCTCACCGACGACCACATCATCTTCCCTATCCCCAATGGTAATCACCAGCTGGGCAGAGGAGAAAGGCACATAGGGACTGTCCAGGCCTGATGTTGCCTCActagggaaggggggagaggagggacccAGGCCCCTGCTGTGGTCACTGGAGCCCCAGGAGCCACTTCAGGTTCCAGAAGATGCTGCCACACCCAGGGTTCTGGTTCCTAAGTATTCCTCCTTCACAAGAGCTCAGGCCTGCCCACTTGAGAATTGCAGGCCTGGGGCCAAGTTAACTCATTCTCCTGACCTGGCCACATCCCCCTCCACCCAGGCCAGTTTTTCCTGGGTCACCTCCCCCTTTGCCCTGGGGCTGGCTCACTACTGACTTGGGAGGTGCCCTTTCTTCAGGCAGCCTGGCCTGGGCAAGTGCCTCCCAAAGGCTGAGGGTGTGTCAGGACTCAGCAGGTAAATAGGCAGAAGGCTTGGTCCCAAACAGGAGTGTGGCTGGGCCTCACCTGACTCCTTTGGAGAATGGGTGTCACCCAGGTCTGCTTGTCCTTAGGCCTCTCCTCCAGTCCCTGCCCCATCATCCAGCCCTCTGCTGCACCATCTGTGAAAGAAGCCCCAGAGCTTCTGTGGCTAGACTAGGCTGAGGCCCAGCGCAGCCCAGAGGCAGTGCAAGGGCCCTGGAGGTCAGGGACCCCACAAACACATCCTTGCCCATGCTGACCACTCTGTCCCCCACAGATGAGTGCATGGATAAGTAAGCAAGTGTGCGGTAAGTATGGCTGCAGAAGAGGCTGATTGGAACCATGGTGCAACTGGAGCGGGGTCCCAGGTCTTCCTTTGTCCAACCTGCCCAGCACTGCTGTCCTCTTTATTCCCCTGACTCCCTCTCAGGTGCCCTTTGGCTTTCTCTCCACCCCATGCCCTCCCACCGGCCTGTATCCAGGGCACCGCCCAGCTGTCCCCACCAGCCTGGACACCATTGAGAGAGCCAGGGGACTCTCTAACTGCACAGCCCACCAGCTGCTCCCCAGGTTTCCCAGCTGACAGAACCCTTTCTTGGTTGCTAAATAAACACATGTCCCCCAGTTCCCATTCTGTGGTCCTTGACTTCTGTGCCTTctaagagaaaagagcaaaaggcAGGCTCCTATTAGCATCACTCCCAAGAACTCTGGTCCCCTGGAAGGGATGAAGGCCACAAAAGCAGAGTCCAGTCTGACTGAACACTCCTAGCTGAACATTCCCAACTCCAGGCCCAGCCCCACACCAGCAGCTGCCCTCACTTGCCCTTGCCTCCTAGCACACTGAGGGGCCACATTTCACATCTTACACCATGTCAGCCACCTGCAGCAGGTCCAGTGGCAGTGGGCCAGCcagaaggccaagaaagaattcttgaagacgtctttgatgcaaaaatgtaattttattattaaagcacaaggacaggacccatggacagaaagagctgcacttgggttgtgaagagtgactgttTATACACTATGGCTTTGGAGGAGGCAAATTCAAGGGaagtttttaaagagattttcatatgctaaagaagatttACAGAGTACTGGAGGTCTAGCTATAGTCAAGCTAAAgtatttttccctctagcaaagcattaacattaacaCAGTGGGGAGTTCCTGGTGAAATGTTCTTCTCTGCCAGCCTCAATTATTTGTCAATAAGCTGCAGGGTATCTGATAATTTAATGttccctgccatttccttcttgtctttcttcCCCATATTACTATGAGGGGTGATGTGGGGGCTCCAgaaaactgagtctataggtttctggagattagactattgataagattgcctttttcttctaatttactaagatatttgtaaactgatggagactcatgtcctgcatgactaggatctctatcagttaaccatttgttttctttcctttgttcttgggcagccaggagtgtctgaggaatgtcacacaccactcacctggggtggggggaggggtaataCTAGCTTGTacttggccctcagcttgccttattcTCCCTCATCATATCACCCCTAAACAATTTTGACCCTTACATCTTTAAGGTTGTTGAAGGTGGAAGTCCCATCTTCTGTAGCTATTTCTTGCTCAGTAGGGGCATAGGATGTCCCTATCCATGAGTCAACATTGATCAGTTGGGGAACATATGGAAGAGCTACAGAGGAAGAGGCAGCTGCATCCAAGGTGGACAATGAGTATTAACCTCCTTTAGTAGAAAGGATCATCCGTTGGATTGAAGTTATTGTAGTGATGGAGTCTTGTCATGACGCAGAGAGACAAGGGAGAAACAGCAAAACGTAATTAGAATAACAAGAAAGAATTGCCCAAATAAAAGTCCTTTGTAATTGATGAAAATCCTCAAGTCCAGGAGTTTAACCAATCattaaaagaaagggagggattgTTTTAGGCACCAATTTGAGTATTCTGGTCAgttagaaatccagaaatatgTTGTGATAATCTAGAATGTatattgatgaagttttggggtggtggtgggttGTCCAAAGCTGACCTCCAAGAAAGAATTCCtaaagatgtctttggtgcaaaaaggtgattttattgaagcacagggacaggacccagtggcaggaagagctgcactggggctgtgatgggtaactgattatataccctcaggaTGGAGGGTGTCATGGATAGaataagtctctaaggtattttggaagcaaggtttccaagaCCTTAAAGGGCTTCCTGTCGCTAGAGAAACACCACGTATTACCATTGAATAAAATTTCAGTCATGAGAACCTTCAGATGCATATCAGGGACATAAACTTGGAGTATGATTGCTAGCATATaccttggggcagttgagataaaggaaatagacttacaggatcctggaggttgggataatgttggGCTAAGGTTCtctttgcccctagcaaagtgttaTTAATGAGACAGCTGAGCTCCTAAGGGAGGTCActgctggtttcaaggacttgcCAACAGGCTGTAGGCAGTAAAaggatttaatttttcatttgcctaaaTTTCctacatcaccatggcaagcactgaaatgcctttcctttgttcttgggtagccaggagtgttcGTTCGAGGAATACCACACATATTCCACCTAGGGGAGGGGGGATGTGCCAACCTGTTTGGCCCTCAGTTTGCTACATGATCTGTCATGATATCTCCCCCCCAAAATTTTGACCTTTATATCTTAAAGGTTGTTGAAGGAAGAAGGTCTCATCTTCCTTAGCTTCTTCCTGCTGAGTAGAGGCATAGAGTAGTCCCTACCTATGGGTCAATATTGGTCCCTTAGAGAACATACAGGGCAGTAAGTTGAGGCAGCTGAATCCAAGATGGACAACATGTATGAACCACCTTGAGTAGAAAGGATCATGTGTTGACTTGAAGTTATTGCAGTGATGGAGTCTTGGccccaggcagagagacttgggGAAAAATAGCAAAACATAAGTAGAATAACTAGAAAGATTAGCTCAAATGAAAAGTCCTTTGGTAGCTAACAAAAATCCTCCAGTCCAAGAGTTTAGCCCATcactaaaggaaagagaggaattgTTTCATGTGTCAATTTGAGTATTCATGTCAGTTAAAATCCTGAAAATTTTTTGTTCTAGTCTGGAATGTATATATACCATTTCGTTCTTATGAGAGTTTAAGTTCCCCTTGTGCAGCACTTAAAACATCTGAAGCCATTCTGTTTTGTATAAGTGTTTTATGCATTTGGGTTATTTTGGTATTTAGCAATATAATGTTACTTTGAGAGTCATTTAAGGTCTTAACTGTGTAACAGGTGGTGTATTAGTTTTGTTTAGTAAGCCAGCAGGTAATTAAAAAGAGGTACtttcatagaaaaaagaaaaatacaggttaATGGTGAGAGCAGATAACAAACCCAGTGTCTCCTAGTACTGCCATGAGATTTTTTTAGACGTTAGGCTTGTGAGAACAGGGAGCAGGAATCAAACTGGTCTTTCTGGTTTGTAACTCAAATGTCTGTGTGATCATTTTGAATGGCTCATTGTTATAAGGAACTGTTAGTAGAAATtgggaaaagaagatgaaaaaaaaaaaaaaaggtacaaccATCCTAAGAGAAGTTGGAGGTCTTCCACAAGTTCACAGGAATAAGAAGGCACATTAGTTTGCTCATTGAATTCCTGGGAAGGGGGTACAGGTTTTATTTTAGATACAGGAGCTCATGAAGTGTTCCTCTCTAACTTTATTGCAGTGGGAGTACATAATATGACCCAGTAGGAGCCCTTCCATTTTGGAGTTAAATTCCCTGCTGTATTAGACTTTCAACCCTTTAATAAACCAGGTGTTTTGGGTTTATATGGGGTGGGTTTCTAGTAACTGTCAGATCGGGTGTAGGAAggatatattttgcatatttatttagaaattcatGAATTAACTGAGCCtcaaatgaatgactgaataaagcaatatattttatCTGTTGATAGGTCTACAGTGAGAAAAGACTTTTCATATACAATTGGGGGAGTCCACCCCACTTTCCAGTTGCTCAAATGCTTGTATGCCCAATGGGTCCTGTTACTATTCCCACAGAATAAGAAGCAAAAAGGTTGTCCATACCTGTGCTATTATgataatttttctgaagtttacctcacATTGTCCAGTTAGGCAaacaacatttaaagacaatcagaaTTTAACGTTTGTAACAGTGAGTTACTGaaacaatttctttctctctaaacacCCTCATTTCCACAGATAGCCAGATCAAGGCTAATTTGCTTGTAAAACAAGGCCAGTTTTCATAAACTCTCCCTAATTGTTTACATAAGCTCAGCTAAAATAGTGATTGATCAtatagatcttctttaatttgctTTCCTGTAACTTTTTATAAAGAATCTACATTGAATTTTCAGTAGCccctccaggccagaagccaagccaaatacttggcATCAAACATGCCTGCAATACCTGCAGATTTGGGCGAATTCCCCTCGACaaggtccccaagatatcctgaggtccctgcacctgcccagaagtgacatttttactcacctggtaaggctgctgggaactctgtaagcaaggcaTCAGgtcaacatttccaaggggctttattggctccatgtttcataaagtcaaccttagttccctAAAGCCATATGGTCATATTGGGGTCTATGCATTTCTCTCAAAtaggacattccagtcaaagccgtagtaaaataaatagtattttcgATTTTACAAGGAGAATAGATTCTCACTGAACTTACACACGTAAGTATGATGACTGTGGAAGTATACTCACTGAGactttttgaatttcagagggttcattcaggtagagagaaaagttagatgtttcaatttatttacagaggaatattttatcacatttctgtacattataaatatcttaagagaaagtttccttaatatGGAAGAGCGAACATTAGAGAGCCAGCAATGTTTCCCACAAGAGTCACCAAAACTATAACCTTTCTCAGTTCATTTAGTCCCATATTACTAACTGTTGTTCAGTTCaaatgcagctttttagttctggaaattcttacctgTTTTAGTTTTAGGATTTTAAAGCTGTCAAATGCCTGAATTTGTCCTAAATGCCCTTTTTATAAATCCTCTTGAAGAGGAAACACGTTTTGAAAGAGAATAAATGCAATAATTATAAGTGACAAAACTCACAAATGGACATGGTTAACAATCTGATGAGAGTTCGTTATGATACAATTGATAGggaaattcagttatttctgtgaTACACAACACTTTGATAATCAGAATGTGAAGTGACAACTTTATTACAAAAACATATTAAACTTTAGGGATTGCACATATCTTTGAACAGTTACAACATTTACCCAAGCAATATAAAGTAAGGTTTACCATTCTTTAACAGGGTTTCCACTTAACATACCTAATAAAAAGCCCTCATTGGTCACAAAGACTTTCTTTACAATTTAATtcctgggaagtttgttaaaCCTTAGAAAGTTATAGAGCACATCTGAAATGGGATTcagatcattacaaatcttaacgctttaaaatatttatttaaccaagaTGGCAATAAGAGATTCCAAAGGCAAATATGTAGGGTTATACGGATGTTAGAAAAACTTAGCTCCTTTAACAgtgagaagttttaactaagcGATCAATGACCTGATAAAGACCTAAAGACCTAACCTAAAGCTGTGGTTTCCCGgcagacaaaacagaaaacagtctttgtatattattattattattattattatttatcaagaTCCGAACCATCAAAAAACTTTGTCTTTTGAACAgagagaaatgcagaatttcaaccttataccagtgtacttttaaaaatccactcaTTGCAACTTAGTCTGTCCTAACTACAcgtaaaattcctttccaaagatttccttcATGAACTTTTTAcaactttcctttgcattcaaATTTTCTCCCAAGCCCTTTTTCT
It contains:
- the LOC123592480 gene encoding neutrophil gelatinase-associated lipocalin-like; the protein is MALGLLWLGLALLGALQTHAQDSTPNLIPAPPLLLVPVEPDFQNEQFQGKWYFLGLAGNGFNKEKHRRMKMYIANYELNEDNSYNVTSTVAWNQTCHPSTKIFLPNLRLGQFNLGNIERYTGIQNYTSKVVTTDYNQFAILYFKKVHDNQEYIKVILYGRTKEVPSVPKAIFISFIKSLGLTDDHIIFPIPNDECMDK